A genome region from Micromonospora inyonensis includes the following:
- a CDS encoding S8 family peptidase has protein sequence MTDSPATGRYWRLAVAAAAVTAAVASGTPASAAPAEGQILLAGGATAVENSYIVVFKDTTVGRSEVDTRARGLASKHGGAVGRTYSHALRGFEARMSETAAKRLAADPSVSYVQQNHTVRISATQTPTPSWGLDRVDQRALPLNNSFTYANNGAGVKAYIIDTGIRFSHSDFGGRAISGFDSVDGGTADDCNGHGTHVAGTVGGTAYGMAKGVTLVGVRVLDCQGSGTNAGVIAGVDWVTGNHAAGEKAVANMSLGGGFDQATNDAVARSIADGVTYGLAAGNDYGANACNSSPASTPAGITVGATQSNDARASYSNIGTCLDIFAPGSSITSAWHTSNTATNSISGTSMATPHVVGAAALVLAANPTFTPQQVRDKLVNDATSNVVTSPGTGSPNKLLYVGNGGTTTPPTGCSRTNGTDVTIRDNATVSSTVTVTGCTGNASSASTVAISIVHTWIGDLVVSLVAPDGSVYTLHNRTGSSTDNINQTYTVNLSSEIRNGTWTLRVQDAASGDVGYLNSWTLNL, from the coding sequence ATGACAGATTCCCCTGCCACAGGACGCTACTGGCGTCTCGCCGTGGCCGCAGCCGCCGTCACCGCCGCCGTGGCGTCCGGCACCCCGGCGTCCGCAGCTCCCGCCGAGGGGCAGATCCTGCTCGCTGGTGGCGCCACCGCCGTCGAGAACTCGTACATCGTGGTGTTCAAGGACACCACGGTCGGCAGGTCCGAGGTCGACACCCGGGCCCGCGGCCTGGCCAGCAAGCACGGCGGTGCCGTCGGCCGGACGTACTCCCACGCGCTGCGCGGCTTCGAGGCCCGGATGTCGGAGACGGCGGCCAAGCGGCTCGCCGCCGACCCGTCGGTCAGCTACGTCCAGCAGAACCACACGGTACGGATCTCCGCCACGCAGACCCCCACCCCCTCCTGGGGGCTGGACCGGGTCGACCAGCGCGCCCTACCGCTCAACAACTCGTTCACGTACGCGAACAACGGCGCTGGCGTGAAGGCGTACATCATCGACACCGGCATCCGGTTCTCGCACAGCGACTTCGGCGGTCGGGCGATCTCCGGCTTCGACTCGGTCGACGGCGGCACCGCCGACGACTGCAACGGCCACGGCACGCACGTCGCCGGAACCGTCGGCGGCACCGCGTACGGCATGGCCAAGGGCGTCACCCTGGTCGGCGTCCGGGTGCTCGACTGCCAGGGCAGCGGCACCAACGCCGGGGTCATCGCCGGCGTCGACTGGGTGACCGGGAACCACGCCGCCGGGGAGAAGGCGGTCGCCAACATGAGCCTCGGCGGTGGCTTCGACCAGGCCACCAACGACGCGGTCGCCCGGTCGATCGCCGACGGCGTCACCTACGGCCTCGCTGCCGGCAACGACTACGGCGCGAACGCCTGCAACAGCTCGCCGGCCAGCACCCCCGCCGGCATCACCGTGGGCGCGACCCAGTCCAACGACGCCCGGGCCAGCTACTCCAACATCGGCACCTGCCTGGACATCTTCGCCCCGGGCAGCTCGATCACGTCGGCGTGGCACACCAGCAACACGGCCACCAACAGCATCAGCGGCACCTCGATGGCGACCCCGCACGTGGTCGGCGCCGCCGCGCTCGTGCTCGCCGCGAACCCGACCTTCACCCCTCAGCAGGTCCGCGACAAGCTGGTCAACGACGCGACCAGCAACGTGGTGACCAGCCCGGGCACCGGCTCGCCGAACAAGCTGCTCTACGTCGGCAACGGCGGCACCACCACGCCGCCCACCGGCTGCTCGCGGACCAACGGCACCGACGTGACCATCCGCGACAACGCCACCGTGTCCAGCACCGTCACGGTCACGGGTTGCACCGGCAACGCCTCGTCGGCCAGCACGGTCGCGATCAGCATCGTGCACACCTGGATCGGCGACCTGGTCGTCAGCCTGGTCGCGCCGGACGGCAGCGTGTACACCCTGCACAACCGCACCGGCAGCTCCACCGACAACATCAACCAGACCTACACGGTGAACCTCTCCTCGGAGATCCGTAACGGCACCTGGACGCTGCGGGTACAGGACGCGGCCAGCGGGGACGTCGGCTACCTGAACAGCTGGACCCTGAACCTCTAG
- a CDS encoding aldehyde dehydrogenase family protein → MEPRAFLVAGRPVHGEGELTVHHPYDGHPVGRTTYATPEQVEAAVAAAAGVAAEAAALPAHVRAAALDHVSRRLAERAEEIARLITAENGKPVKWARAEVTRAISTFRWAAEEARRLSGEMQRLDTDPTATGRIALVRRVPRGPVLGITPFNFPLNLVAHKVAPAVAVGAPIVVKPAPATPLSALLLGEILAETDLPEGMFSVLPLPNERAAALVADPRLPVVSFTGSGPVGTAIRRAAPEKHVTLELGGNAAAVICEDWNTDEDLTLAAHRIATFANYQAGQSCIAVQRVYVHEWLYDAFLPRLVAAVQELRTGDPTDDHTDVGPLISADAAARVEAWVDEAAVAGATIEVGGRRDGTTYPPTVLTGVPADARVNTEEVFGPVLVVTRVEHDRAAFAAVNDSVYGLQAGVFTHRLDVAFAAHRTLEVGGVIVGDVPAYRADQMPYGGVKGSGVGREGVRSAMDDYTEPRVLVLTGVQL, encoded by the coding sequence GTGGAGCCCCGTGCCTTCCTCGTCGCCGGTCGTCCCGTCCACGGCGAGGGCGAACTGACCGTGCACCACCCGTACGACGGGCACCCGGTGGGGCGTACCACGTACGCCACGCCGGAGCAGGTCGAAGCCGCCGTCGCGGCAGCCGCCGGGGTGGCCGCGGAGGCCGCGGCCCTGCCCGCGCACGTGCGCGCGGCGGCCCTCGACCATGTCTCCCGCCGGCTCGCCGAACGGGCCGAGGAGATCGCCCGGCTGATCACCGCCGAGAACGGCAAGCCGGTCAAGTGGGCCCGCGCCGAGGTCACCCGGGCAATCTCCACCTTCCGCTGGGCGGCCGAGGAGGCGCGGCGCCTCAGCGGGGAGATGCAACGCCTCGACACCGACCCGACCGCCACCGGACGGATCGCGCTGGTCCGGCGGGTGCCCCGGGGTCCCGTGCTGGGAATCACGCCGTTCAACTTCCCGCTCAACCTGGTCGCCCACAAGGTCGCCCCGGCGGTCGCCGTCGGCGCGCCGATCGTCGTCAAACCGGCTCCCGCCACGCCGCTGTCCGCGCTGCTGCTCGGCGAGATCCTCGCCGAGACCGACCTGCCCGAGGGGATGTTCTCGGTGCTGCCGCTCCCCAACGAGCGCGCCGCCGCCCTGGTCGCCGACCCCCGGCTGCCGGTGGTGTCGTTCACCGGCTCCGGGCCGGTCGGTACGGCGATCCGCCGCGCCGCCCCCGAGAAGCACGTCACGCTGGAACTCGGCGGCAACGCCGCGGCGGTGATCTGCGAGGACTGGAACACCGACGAGGACCTCACCCTCGCCGCGCACCGGATCGCCACCTTCGCCAACTACCAGGCCGGACAGTCCTGCATCGCCGTGCAGCGGGTCTACGTGCACGAATGGCTCTACGACGCGTTCCTGCCCCGACTGGTCGCCGCCGTCCAGGAACTACGGACGGGGGATCCCACCGACGACCACACCGACGTCGGCCCGCTGATCTCGGCCGACGCGGCGGCCCGGGTCGAGGCGTGGGTGGACGAGGCGGCCGTAGCCGGGGCCACCATCGAGGTCGGCGGCCGGCGGGACGGCACCACCTACCCGCCCACCGTGCTGACCGGGGTGCCGGCGGACGCCCGGGTGAACACCGAGGAGGTGTTCGGGCCGGTGCTGGTGGTCACCCGGGTCGAACACGACCGGGCCGCGTTCGCCGCCGTCAACGACTCCGTGTACGGGCTCCAGGCCGGCGTCTTCACCCATCGCCTCGACGTCGCCTTCGCCGCCCACCGGACGCTGGAGGTCGGTGGGGTGATCGTCGGCGACGTGCCCGCGTACCGGGCCGACCAGATGCCGTACGGCGGGGTGAAGGGCAGCGGGGTGGGACGCGAGGGCGTCCGCAGCGCCATGGACGACTACACCGAGCCGAGGGTGCTGGTGCTCACCGGAGTGCAGCTGTAA
- a CDS encoding SUKH-3 domain-containing protein: MIDRQQAEQLATVWARRESQRLGHECTPLVEEFDLGYVIWYSVPRDLRAMPGDLPTTVIDRETGEVSHWPRVPADVVAQTYRQRRPAQPVPRTVDPTAQLLRELHRLPTPGTMAHLTVGGRTYTAQGAKGDLTLNHHPLVQGYLDNLRTGELVRGGDRHAELVVISDALHDVDHQRALQGERPLDFQEYLALLNSARLEVFRIREPGDPEGGPADEVCDSCATALSRMRLLPWYDTVWIQEWRPDPQPAPDPYRFSPEVTHALVAAGWGRDDLIAEVVPIAIEETVEIGTAAHRHQAFPAAEAALADFLSLFSKRRGPGEQVWISRFTMSPLRGAHSAATLADFGAVLGMRLFPIGAERPTESIFAVDELGRVFALDQAGEWFLGADIDAALTTLLLGRAPARVRDDGTW; the protein is encoded by the coding sequence GTGATCGACCGTCAACAGGCCGAACAACTCGCCACCGTCTGGGCGCGTCGGGAGTCGCAACGCCTCGGGCACGAATGCACCCCGTTGGTCGAGGAGTTCGACCTCGGATACGTGATCTGGTATTCGGTGCCTCGTGACCTGCGGGCAATGCCGGGTGACCTACCGACCACCGTGATCGATCGGGAGACCGGAGAGGTCTCGCACTGGCCGCGAGTTCCGGCGGACGTCGTCGCGCAGACCTACCGGCAGCGTCGACCCGCCCAGCCGGTGCCCCGCACCGTCGACCCCACCGCCCAACTGCTGCGCGAACTGCACCGGTTACCCACCCCCGGGACCATGGCGCACCTCACCGTTGGCGGCCGGACCTATACCGCTCAGGGAGCGAAGGGCGACCTCACCCTGAACCACCATCCGCTGGTTCAGGGCTACCTGGACAATCTCCGCACCGGAGAGCTGGTGCGCGGTGGCGACCGGCACGCCGAGCTGGTCGTCATCTCCGACGCCCTGCACGACGTGGACCACCAGCGTGCCCTCCAGGGGGAGCGACCTCTGGACTTCCAGGAGTACCTGGCGCTGTTGAACAGCGCCCGTCTGGAGGTCTTCCGGATTCGCGAACCCGGCGACCCGGAGGGCGGACCGGCGGACGAGGTTTGTGACTCGTGCGCGACCGCTCTGTCCCGGATGCGGCTGCTCCCCTGGTACGACACCGTCTGGATCCAGGAGTGGCGTCCCGATCCCCAGCCCGCTCCCGACCCCTACCGCTTCTCACCTGAGGTCACGCACGCACTCGTCGCCGCAGGTTGGGGAAGGGACGACCTGATCGCGGAAGTCGTCCCCATCGCGATCGAGGAGACCGTCGAGATCGGCACGGCAGCCCACCGCCACCAGGCATTCCCTGCCGCCGAGGCGGCACTGGCCGACTTCCTCTCGCTGTTCTCCAAGCGCAGGGGTCCCGGCGAGCAGGTGTGGATCAGTCGTTTCACCATGAGTCCCCTGCGCGGCGCGCACAGCGCCGCCACGCTGGCGGACTTCGGGGCGGTGCTGGGCATGCGGCTCTTCCCGATCGGGGCGGAACGCCCGACGGAGAGCATCTTCGCCGTGGACGAACTCGGTCGGGTTTTCGCGCTCGACCAGGCCGGCGAGTGGTTCCTCGGCGCGGACATCGACGCCGCCCTGACCACCCTCCTCCTCGGCCGTGCCCCCGCCCGGGTGCGCGACGACGGCACCTGGTGA
- a CDS encoding YbaB/EbfC family nucleoid-associated protein encodes MAGSTDRDANRALRARFDEVHGQYQQLRSGLDELQGRLADLRITERSDDGQVTATVGARGQLISVELHPSVYQARDAQALSRKITSTVQKATAAATAAMQELVAGYLPANSGSLDFLHSGDFGSLLRRADALMGHDGGRRD; translated from the coding sequence TTGGCGGGAAGCACGGACCGGGACGCCAACCGTGCGTTGCGAGCGCGGTTCGACGAGGTGCACGGCCAGTACCAGCAGTTGCGGTCCGGATTGGACGAACTGCAGGGCCGGTTGGCGGATCTGCGCATCACGGAGCGCTCCGACGACGGTCAGGTGACCGCCACCGTCGGTGCCCGAGGGCAGCTGATCTCCGTGGAACTGCATCCGTCGGTCTACCAGGCCCGCGACGCCCAGGCGCTGAGCCGCAAGATCACCTCTACGGTCCAGAAGGCCACCGCCGCCGCGACGGCCGCTATGCAGGAACTGGTCGCTGGCTATCTGCCTGCCAACTCCGGATCGCTGGACTTCCTCCACTCGGGCGACTTCGGCTCTCTGCTCCGTCGAGCCGACGCGCTCATGGGCCACGACGGCGGCCGGCGTGACTGA
- a CDS encoding toxin glutamine deamidase domain-containing protein has protein sequence MTVLPSPIPHPLDFCPWQLPDWVYEALDWVVGVEWPEGNERAVWDLADEWYAVAAALAGPRDDAITAAGEVLSGYGAVGAVAKAFDAAWRKVAEGDEAPLPLLLAVSTDLGRLVEECGCDIEGAKLEVWIELGILVVELLAMTVAVVLTAGAASPAAAAAITATRFVVQQIFKKLLAQLARKTLKKGMQEATERAAKQVTKDGLRGLGRNAIRSGLFEAAQEGGVNLAVQGYQNSTGRRDGVDLADLGTSALGGLAGGAAAPLAGLGKHAGSRGGQFAEHLGREIGGEMVADQAASLATGGGFVGLEDAARAAASGVTGSVVSQSDAALQARLDARLAAMSGTPVPVVDTAPPTPGVPAADSGPSPIPTQRTPSDVGDTSTDAPAPRTPGTDAAPAPVPPTPRDTSGLIEVGGSADVGGFPEASGSVGADGQAVRRPESVPPVGAEPATIAPNPPSTVSPPLAPVPVAVSPSLSSVPADPVLAASPVTTPAPDLAATASSVGTASAATPTVTGTPPPTPANAGSTSVHIGAPTAVAPAPTPAVPSVPVAASGAAPPVATVTNTATTPVSGPGRSTATPTETTGFRATTPANADSGKQPKQDPPVLDLSLLEALAPKTRHSPSPPPPAPDPEPEPEQPAEPPFRSREWYERTWAADREAFERRRYRGYYEAQRAWFEDQRRDTLVRELRSEAEAHYEKARWFIRQAFELHRAGKRALSDRFITRGREEERLGHQQVDLAEEVREGAVLPDVTFVETEEHFRRINDDVAELAVGGVETGNRSALTGDDVPPPSDQTRPYGERGGLRPPLALHQTDLERQMPREPDGSVTRTADPRKGRWFSLVNDGGPSADATRAINCLDCTLSTYETWVHGRPRVSAPRTFDGYFEGDVNRPIDGEWGGPGRVERVTGGVYQRVTPSTEGLAPAAARQQVMQGYADLHRQLLTGGHGSFAFLVNTWEGGGAHAWVALNQNGTVLYLDPQIGTVSDRPPYFHRGVAHPGNVAGLDALVVGPDGRPLPLPGCEVGDFSEQRPLSVRNDQATAGRSGPHLARTQFTAAPGQQPGSPGTNADPPQPEPEPDVLRAARDGARDDRIAAGTPASTVIASARDLDAVFSAGVSPAEVAVAADRAALGRLFPHLDERATNDLTSLLAEPRVQQMLQEAWRTPPKGEPLLAETLVRQLAQRPDLVSMVLATPELMASLTARPLTMHHLASHQQAIDVLVSVMADISSRGPDAVVSAGTPEPEATPLTNEQRRISSSVETQVDDVDQPGFDQRRRGDSAYRRQYLDGLYVAAAEAQAELAGLAERLARDGNQQIGKPGWRAAPKNRRRAEDKVDKYHGDVSQLRDLAAAKIEFRSLGRLYSVLDRLRHESDVRIVSIDDRFERPQRSGYRDVQLLLKMSNGHIAEFRLHLAALDEVAVWEHALYEVRRDLKALAKQEGRPLRLMEQAIFDGVLRREQELFWGALLSTYREEAT, from the coding sequence GTGACCGTACTGCCGAGTCCGATCCCGCACCCTCTCGACTTCTGTCCCTGGCAGCTGCCGGACTGGGTCTACGAGGCACTTGACTGGGTGGTCGGCGTCGAGTGGCCGGAGGGGAACGAGCGGGCGGTCTGGGATCTCGCCGACGAGTGGTACGCCGTGGCCGCCGCGTTGGCCGGTCCGCGCGACGACGCCATCACCGCTGCGGGGGAGGTGCTCAGCGGGTACGGGGCGGTGGGAGCGGTTGCGAAGGCCTTCGACGCCGCCTGGCGGAAGGTGGCCGAGGGCGACGAGGCACCCCTGCCGTTGCTGCTCGCGGTCAGCACGGACCTCGGTCGCCTCGTCGAGGAGTGCGGCTGCGACATCGAGGGCGCGAAGCTCGAGGTCTGGATCGAGCTGGGCATCCTGGTGGTCGAACTGCTCGCTATGACCGTAGCGGTCGTCCTCACCGCCGGTGCCGCCTCGCCGGCCGCAGCCGCCGCGATCACCGCGACCCGTTTCGTGGTCCAGCAGATTTTCAAGAAGCTGCTCGCGCAGCTTGCCCGGAAGACCCTCAAGAAGGGTATGCAGGAGGCGACCGAGCGGGCCGCGAAGCAGGTCACCAAGGATGGCCTGCGCGGGCTGGGGCGGAACGCGATACGGAGCGGCCTGTTCGAGGCCGCCCAGGAGGGTGGCGTCAACCTCGCCGTCCAGGGCTACCAGAACTCGACCGGCCGGCGGGACGGCGTGGACCTGGCCGACCTCGGCACCTCCGCCCTCGGCGGCCTGGCCGGCGGTGCCGCTGCCCCGCTCGCCGGATTGGGCAAGCACGCGGGTAGCCGGGGTGGACAGTTCGCCGAGCACCTGGGCCGTGAAATCGGCGGCGAGATGGTCGCCGACCAGGCGGCCAGCCTGGCCACCGGTGGCGGATTCGTCGGCTTGGAGGACGCGGCCCGCGCTGCGGCGTCCGGTGTCACCGGCTCTGTGGTCAGCCAGAGTGACGCGGCGCTCCAGGCACGACTCGACGCCCGGTTGGCCGCAATGAGCGGTACACCCGTTCCCGTGGTCGACACCGCGCCACCCACACCGGGCGTCCCGGCTGCCGACTCGGGTCCATCGCCGATCCCTACCCAACGGACGCCGTCCGACGTCGGCGACACCAGTACGGACGCACCGGCACCCAGAACCCCCGGGACGGACGCCGCGCCGGCTCCGGTTCCGCCCACGCCGAGGGACACCAGTGGCCTGATCGAGGTGGGCGGCTCTGCCGACGTAGGTGGGTTCCCCGAGGCGAGCGGTTCCGTCGGGGCGGACGGGCAGGCCGTCCGTCGACCGGAGAGCGTTCCGCCGGTCGGGGCCGAGCCGGCAACCATCGCCCCCAATCCGCCGTCGACCGTCAGCCCGCCCCTGGCACCCGTCCCAGTTGCCGTGTCGCCGAGTCTGTCGTCCGTCCCGGCGGATCCGGTGCTGGCCGCGTCCCCGGTCACTACGCCCGCGCCGGACCTGGCGGCCACGGCAAGCTCGGTCGGGACGGCGTCAGCGGCCACGCCGACCGTCACCGGCACACCACCACCGACTCCGGCGAACGCGGGCTCGACCAGCGTGCATATCGGCGCGCCAACGGCCGTCGCACCGGCCCCCACACCGGCGGTCCCGTCCGTCCCGGTGGCGGCCTCCGGCGCCGCTCCGCCGGTCGCCACCGTGACCAACACGGCCACGACACCGGTATCGGGCCCGGGGCGGTCGACAGCGACGCCGACGGAGACCACCGGCTTCAGGGCGACCACCCCGGCCAACGCCGATTCCGGCAAGCAGCCCAAGCAGGATCCGCCGGTGCTCGATCTGTCCCTGTTGGAGGCACTGGCTCCGAAGACACGCCATTCGCCATCGCCGCCCCCGCCGGCTCCCGATCCGGAACCCGAGCCCGAGCAGCCGGCAGAGCCTCCGTTCAGAAGCCGCGAGTGGTACGAGAGGACCTGGGCAGCGGATCGGGAGGCGTTCGAACGGCGTCGCTACCGCGGCTACTACGAGGCCCAACGCGCCTGGTTCGAGGACCAGCGACGGGACACCCTCGTCCGGGAACTTCGCAGTGAGGCGGAGGCGCACTACGAGAAGGCGCGCTGGTTCATCAGGCAGGCCTTTGAGCTGCACCGGGCTGGGAAACGTGCCCTGTCCGACCGGTTCATCACGCGCGGGCGTGAGGAGGAACGCCTCGGCCACCAGCAGGTGGATCTCGCCGAGGAGGTGCGGGAGGGCGCGGTCCTGCCGGACGTCACGTTCGTCGAGACCGAGGAGCACTTCCGGCGGATCAACGACGACGTGGCGGAGTTGGCGGTCGGTGGGGTCGAGACCGGCAACCGGTCGGCGCTGACCGGCGACGACGTTCCACCCCCGAGCGACCAGACCCGGCCGTACGGGGAACGTGGCGGGCTGCGCCCGCCGCTGGCGCTGCACCAGACCGACCTGGAACGGCAGATGCCGCGCGAGCCAGACGGAAGCGTGACCCGGACGGCCGACCCCCGCAAGGGCAGATGGTTCTCGCTGGTCAACGACGGCGGACCGAGCGCCGACGCGACCCGGGCGATCAACTGCCTCGACTGCACCCTGTCCACGTACGAGACGTGGGTGCACGGCCGACCCCGCGTCTCCGCGCCGCGTACCTTCGACGGCTACTTCGAGGGTGACGTCAACCGGCCGATCGACGGCGAGTGGGGTGGACCCGGACGGGTGGAGCGGGTCACCGGCGGCGTCTATCAGCGGGTGACCCCGTCGACCGAGGGCCTGGCACCGGCCGCCGCTCGCCAGCAGGTGATGCAGGGGTACGCCGACCTGCACCGGCAACTGCTCACCGGCGGCCACGGCAGCTTCGCCTTCCTCGTGAACACCTGGGAGGGCGGCGGGGCGCACGCATGGGTGGCCCTGAACCAGAACGGCACGGTGCTGTACCTCGACCCGCAGATCGGCACCGTGTCGGACCGTCCGCCGTACTTTCACCGTGGTGTGGCGCATCCGGGGAACGTCGCGGGTCTGGATGCGCTCGTGGTCGGCCCCGATGGCAGGCCACTGCCGCTGCCGGGTTGCGAGGTGGGCGACTTCAGCGAGCAGCGGCCACTGTCCGTTCGGAACGACCAGGCGACGGCAGGACGATCCGGACCGCATCTGGCGCGGACGCAGTTCACGGCAGCTCCCGGGCAGCAGCCGGGCTCGCCGGGCACGAACGCCGACCCACCGCAACCAGAACCGGAGCCCGACGTGCTGCGCGCGGCGCGTGACGGCGCGCGTGACGACCGCATCGCCGCTGGCACTCCCGCGTCCACGGTCATCGCGTCGGCCAGGGATCTCGATGCGGTGTTCTCGGCTGGCGTCAGCCCTGCGGAAGTGGCCGTCGCTGCGGACCGGGCCGCGCTGGGGAGACTCTTCCCGCACCTGGACGAGAGGGCCACCAACGACCTGACGAGCCTGTTAGCCGAACCCCGTGTGCAGCAGATGCTCCAGGAGGCGTGGCGGACCCCGCCCAAGGGCGAGCCGCTGTTGGCAGAGACGCTGGTCCGGCAACTGGCGCAGCGGCCGGATCTCGTCAGCATGGTCCTCGCGACGCCGGAGCTGATGGCTTCGCTCACCGCCCGTCCGCTGACCATGCACCACCTCGCCAGCCACCAGCAGGCCATCGACGTTCTGGTGTCGGTCATGGCTGACATATCTTCTCGCGGTCCCGATGCAGTTGTATCGGCTGGGACACCGGAACCAGAGGCGACACCCTTGACCAACGAACAACGTCGGATCAGTTCGTCGGTCGAGACGCAGGTCGATGATGTCGACCAGCCCGGTTTTGATCAGCGCCGACGTGGAGACAGTGCTTATCGGCGACAGTACCTCGACGGTCTCTACGTTGCGGCGGCGGAAGCCCAGGCCGAACTGGCGGGACTGGCAGAACGGCTGGCCCGGGACGGGAACCAGCAGATCGGAAAGCCGGGTTGGCGTGCTGCTCCAAAAAACCGGCGTCGCGCTGAAGACAAGGTGGATAAGTACCATGGAGATGTGTCGCAGTTACGGGACCTGGCGGCTGCGAAGATCGAGTTTCGATCCCTGGGGCGACTCTATTCAGTGCTCGACCGGCTACGTCACGAATCAGACGTGCGAATCGTATCCATCGATGATCGATTCGAGCGTCCCCAAAGGAGCGGATACCGTGATGTTCAATTGCTCCTAAAGATGTCGAACGGGCACATCGCCGAGTTTCGTCTCCACCTCGCTGCGCTGGATGAGGTGGCCGTTTGGGAGCATGCACTGTACGAGGTGCGGCGGGACCTGAAGGCCCTAGCCAAGCAGGAGGGACGTCCTCTTCGGCTCATGGAGCAGGCGATCTTCGATGGAGTGCTCCGTCGCGAGCAGGAGCTGTTCTGGGGGGCGCTATTGTCGACCTACCGAGAGGAGGCGACATGA
- a CDS encoding HD domain-containing protein → MEAGFTGSRVSIPTDRQIRALHEQFAPTRDAFDLVYSHCEIVCELAERLLAGREHDLDIELVRAGSLLHDIGVYRLYSPCGALDQENYVRHGLLGYELLRGLGYPEALCRFCSRHTGMGLCRDDVLRQGLPLPAGDYMAETGEEHIVMYADKFHSKTTPPTFVSAASYVSSVRRFGEDKAARFASMMGQFGEPDLAPLASVHGHKVV, encoded by the coding sequence ATGGAGGCAGGCTTCACCGGATCCCGCGTCTCGATTCCCACTGATAGGCAGATCCGCGCCCTGCATGAGCAGTTCGCGCCGACTCGCGACGCCTTCGATCTCGTCTACTCCCACTGCGAGATTGTGTGCGAGCTGGCCGAGCGCCTGCTTGCCGGACGGGAGCACGATCTCGACATCGAGCTTGTCCGTGCGGGAAGCCTGCTCCACGACATCGGCGTGTATCGCCTGTACAGCCCCTGCGGCGCACTTGACCAGGAGAACTACGTCCGTCACGGACTGTTGGGGTACGAGTTGCTCCGAGGTCTCGGATATCCGGAGGCTCTGTGTCGCTTCTGCTCACGCCACACGGGGATGGGGCTGTGCCGCGACGACGTGCTCCGGCAGGGGCTTCCGTTACCGGCCGGCGACTACATGGCCGAGACCGGCGAGGAACACATAGTCATGTACGCGGACAAGTTCCACAGCAAGACGACGCCGCCGACGTTCGTTTCCGCTGCTTCCTACGTGTCCAGCGTCCGGCGGTTCGGCGAAGACAAGGCGGCCCGCTTCGCGTCTATGATGGGGCAGTTCGGCGAACCGGATCTCGCACCGCTGGCAAGCGTCCACGGACACAAGGTCGTGTAG
- the nfi gene encoding deoxyribonuclease V (cleaves DNA at apurinic or apyrimidinic sites) → MAEALRVQDRLRPLVDLVGPGPTAPTTVAGLDVAYAEDGDRLSAAVTVLDSRTLRVVDSAVVTGRPAFDYVPGLFAFRELPALLDALDRLASPPDLLVCDGHGLAHPRRFGLACHLGVLTGLPAIGVGKTPLVGTWDPPGERRGSWSPLVDGTEVVGRVLRTQDGVKPVFVSVGHRMGLENACALVLAFAPGYRLPETTRTADRLCRAALAGRT, encoded by the coding sequence GTGGCGGAGGCGCTGCGCGTACAGGACCGGTTGCGGCCGTTGGTCGACCTGGTCGGGCCGGGTCCCACCGCGCCCACGACGGTGGCCGGCCTGGACGTCGCCTACGCCGAGGACGGTGACCGGCTCTCGGCGGCCGTCACCGTGCTGGACTCGCGGACGCTGCGGGTCGTCGACTCGGCGGTGGTGACCGGCCGCCCGGCGTTCGACTACGTGCCCGGCCTGTTCGCCTTCCGGGAGTTGCCGGCGCTGCTGGACGCGTTGGACCGGCTCGCGAGCCCGCCGGACCTGCTGGTCTGTGACGGGCACGGGTTGGCGCACCCACGGCGGTTCGGGCTCGCCTGTCATCTCGGGGTGCTCACCGGCCTGCCGGCGATCGGGGTGGGGAAGACCCCGCTGGTGGGCACCTGGGATCCACCCGGCGAGCGGCGGGGTTCCTGGTCGCCGCTGGTGGACGGTACGGAGGTGGTGGGCCGGGTGCTGCGTACCCAGGACGGGGTGAAGCCCGTCTTCGTCTCCGTCGGTCACCGGATGGGCCTGGAGAACGCCTGCGCCCTGGTGCTTGCGTTCGCGCCGGGCTACCGCCTACCGGAGACCACCCGCACGGCGGACCGGCTCTGCCGGGCGGCGCTGGCCGGTCGCACCTGA